TCACGGACCTGTCCCGGATGATGGACGACACCCTCCAGGCCATGCACGGCACCCAGCGCATGACGCACGCCCTGCGCGGCGCGGCCGAGCGCATGGAGTCCGTGGCCGGCGTCTGGCGCGTCTAGCGGGACGCGCCAGCGGCCCCGTCAGACGCGCTTCTCCCAGCGAGGCGTGTCGTCGTCCACGGGCGTGTTCGCGACCTTGGACACCCAGTCCAGCGTCCCCTGCAGCGGCGCCCGGCCGTACGCCTTCGCCGGGATGAACGCCCAGAGCAGCAGGTAGAGCGCCGCGCTCATCCCCGCGGACGCGAACAGCATCAGCACGAACGCCACCCGCACCAGCGAAACGTCCACGCCCAGCTCGCGCGCCAGCGCCGAGCAGACCCCCAGGAGCGCCCGCCCCTCGCCCCGGTGCATCGGCACCGTCCGCGCACGGCAGTGCGGGCAGCGCGGCGCCTCCCCGGACAGTTCCTTCGAACAGGCCCTGCAGCGTGTCGTGACGTCCATGAGGTGACCTCCCAGTCAGGCCCCCGCTTGGCACGATGGGGGTCCCATCCCTACCTACGGACCCCACCGCCCGCGATTGCACCCGCCCTCCAATGTCGTGATTCCGGGGGGTTCTGGCCGGCTGCGTCAGTCGATTTACAGATTTAATCCAGGTGATGTTGACAGCCTTACAGGCAAGCAGCTTCTAATTCACCAAGGCTTCCCTTCCCTAGACGGGAGGGACATCTTTCAGCCCGTTGAGCCGCTTTTACAACGCATCTCGTCAGGAGCCGATATGGACGCCCGCACCTCCCAGACTCCCCCGGCCTTCGGCCCCGGCGTGACCGTGGAGGGCGCCTGGCACCCGGACTACGCGGAGGTGCTGACGCAGGAGGCCATGGCCTTCGTGGCGAAGCTGGTCCGCACCTTCGGTGAGCGGCGGGAAGCACTGCTGGAGCGGCGCAAGAAGGTGGCGCAGGGCTGGCGCAAGGGTGAGCGCCCCCACTTCCTCCCGGAGACGGCGGACATCCGGAAGGGGGACTGGAGCGTGTCCCCGGTGCCCGCGGACCTGCAGGACCGGCGCGTGGAGATCACCGGTCCGGTGGACCGCAAGATGATCATCAACGCGCTCAACTCCGGCGCCAGCGTGTTCATGGCGGACTTCGAGGACGCCAACAGCCCCACCTGGGACAACGTGGTGCGCGGCCAGCTGAACCTGCGCGACGCCGTTCGCAAGACCATCTCCTTCACGGCGGAGAACGGGAAGCACTACGCGCTGAACGAGAAGCACGCCGTGCTGTTCGTGCGCCCGCGCGGCTGGCACCTGCCGGAGCGCCACGTGCGCATCGACGGCAAGCCCATCTCCGGTTCGCTCTTCGACTTCGGCCTGTTCTTCTTCCACAACGCGCGCGAGCAGCTCAAGCGCGGCACGGGCCCCTACTTCTACCTGCCCAAGATGCAGAGCCACCTGGAGGCCCGGCTGTGGAACGACGTGTTCCAGCTGGCCCAGAAGGAGCTGGGCATCCCGAACGGCACCATCAAGGCCACGGTCCTCATCGAGACGCTGCCCGCCGCGTTCGAGATGGATGAAATCCTCTACGAGCTGCGCGAGCACTCGGCGGGTCTCAACTGCGGCCGCTGGGACTACATCTTCAGCTTCATCAAGACGCTCCAGTCCGACGCGTCCGTGGTGCTGCCCGACCGCGGGCAGGTGACCATGGACAAGGGCTTCCTCAACGCCTACTCGCAGCTGCTCATCCAGACCTGTCACCGCCGGGGCGCGCACGCCATGGGCGGCATGGCCGCCTTCATCCCCATCAAGGGGGACACCGCCGCCAACGACGCGGTGATGGCCAAGGTCCGCGCGGACAAGCAGCGGGAGGCGAAGAACGGCCACGACGGCACCTGGGTGGCGCACCCCGGCCTGGTCCCCGTGGCGAAGGAGATCTTCGACGCGCAGATGAAGGGCCCCAACCAGGTGGCCAACAAGCGCGAGGACGTGCGCATCACGGAGAGCGACCTGCTCCAGGTGCCCTCCGGCACGCGCACGGAGGAGGGCCTGCGCCACAACATCCGCGTGGGCATCCAGTACACCGCCGCGTGGCTGGGCGGCCTGGGCTGCGTGCCGCTCTACAACCTGATGGAGGACGCGGCCACGGCCGAAATCTCCCGCGCCCAGGTGTGGCAGTGGATTCACCACGAGGCCACGCTGGAGGACGGCCGCAAGGTGACGCCGGAGCTGTTCCGCGAGCTGCTCGCGGAGGAGATGGCGCGGATGGGCCGCGAGGGCGCCGTCGAGCGCTACGGCCAGGCGCACATGGAGAAGTCCCGCGCCCTCTTCGAGCAGCTGTCCACCGCGCCCGCCTTCGAGGACTTCCTCACCCTGCCGGCCTACGAGGCCCTCGACCCGCAGTCCTGACGCTCTTCAACCGCTTCCACGAAGTCTTCTCAACCCTTCACCGCAGCCCGAGGAGTCCTGGCATGTACGACGCGACGCCGACCACTTCCGATGCCTCCCCTCACGCGAAGCTCCATGCCCAGCGCTTCGAGGGAATCAAGCGCAACTACACCGAGAAGGACGTGGAGAAGCTGCGCGGCTCCATCCGCGTGAGCTACACGCTGGCGGAGCTGGGCGCCCGCCGCCTCTGGGAGCTGCTCCACACGGAGGACTACATCAACGCGCTGGGCGCGCTCACCGGCGGCCAGGCCGTGCAGATGGTGCGCGCGGGCCTCAAGGCCATCTACCTGTCCGGCTGGCAGGTCGCCGCGGACGCGAACAACGCCGGCCAGATGTACCCGGACCAGAGCCTCTACCCGGCGGACTCCGTCCCCTCCGTGGTGAAGAAGATCAACAACTCCCTGCGCCGCGCGGACCAGATCGACCACGCCGAGGGCCGCAACGACCGCTACTGGTTCGCGCCCATCATCGCGGACGCGGAGGCCGGCTTCGGCGGTCCGCTCAACGCCTATGAGCTGATGAAGGGCATGATTGAAGCGGGCGCCGCGGGCGTGCACTTCGAGGATCAGCTGGCCAGCGAGAAGAAGTGCGGCCACATGGGCGGCAAGGTGCTGGTGCCCACCAGCCACTTCGTGCGCACGCTGACCGCGGCGCGCCTGGCGGCGGACGTGATGGGCGTGCCCACGCTGCTCGTGGCCCGCACGGACGCGGACAGCGCCAAGCTGCTGATGAGCGACGCGGACGAGTACGACCACGCCTTCATCGACAAGGCGGCGGGCCGCACGGGCGAGGGCTTCTACCGCATCAAGGGCGGCCTGGAGTGCGCCATCGCGCGCGGCCTGGCCTACGCGCCGTACGCGGACCTGGTGTGGTGCGAGACCAGCACCCCGGACCTCGCGCAGGCCAAGGCCTTCGCCGAGGGCATCCGCAAGCAGTTCCCCAACAAGATGCTCGCGTACAACTGCTCGCCGTCCTTCAACTGGAAGAAGAACCTGGACGACAGCACCATCGCCAAGTTCCAGCGTGAGCTGGGCGCCATGGGCTACAAGTTCCAGTTCGTCACCCTGGCGGGCTTCCACGCGCTGAACTTCTCCATGTACGAGCTGGCCCGTCAGTACAAGGACCGCGGCATGGCGGCCTACAGCGAGATGCAGCAGTCGGAGTTCGGCGCGGAGAAGCACGGCTACACCGCCACGCGCCACCAGCGCGAGGTCGGCACCGGCTACTTCGACCAGGTCGCCGAGGTGATCTCCGGCGGCAGCGCCAGCACCCTGGCCCTGCACGAGTCCACCGAGGCC
The sequence above is drawn from the Corallococcus sp. NCRR genome and encodes:
- the aceB gene encoding malate synthase A — its product is MDARTSQTPPAFGPGVTVEGAWHPDYAEVLTQEAMAFVAKLVRTFGERREALLERRKKVAQGWRKGERPHFLPETADIRKGDWSVSPVPADLQDRRVEITGPVDRKMIINALNSGASVFMADFEDANSPTWDNVVRGQLNLRDAVRKTISFTAENGKHYALNEKHAVLFVRPRGWHLPERHVRIDGKPISGSLFDFGLFFFHNAREQLKRGTGPYFYLPKMQSHLEARLWNDVFQLAQKELGIPNGTIKATVLIETLPAAFEMDEILYELREHSAGLNCGRWDYIFSFIKTLQSDASVVLPDRGQVTMDKGFLNAYSQLLIQTCHRRGAHAMGGMAAFIPIKGDTAANDAVMAKVRADKQREAKNGHDGTWVAHPGLVPVAKEIFDAQMKGPNQVANKREDVRITESDLLQVPSGTRTEEGLRHNIRVGIQYTAAWLGGLGCVPLYNLMEDAATAEISRAQVWQWIHHEATLEDGRKVTPELFRELLAEEMARMGREGAVERYGQAHMEKSRALFEQLSTAPAFEDFLTLPAYEALDPQS
- the aceA gene encoding isocitrate lyase — translated: MYDATPTTSDASPHAKLHAQRFEGIKRNYTEKDVEKLRGSIRVSYTLAELGARRLWELLHTEDYINALGALTGGQAVQMVRAGLKAIYLSGWQVAADANNAGQMYPDQSLYPADSVPSVVKKINNSLRRADQIDHAEGRNDRYWFAPIIADAEAGFGGPLNAYELMKGMIEAGAAGVHFEDQLASEKKCGHMGGKVLVPTSHFVRTLTAARLAADVMGVPTLLVARTDADSAKLLMSDADEYDHAFIDKAAGRTGEGFYRIKGGLECAIARGLAYAPYADLVWCETSTPDLAQAKAFAEGIRKQFPNKMLAYNCSPSFNWKKNLDDSTIAKFQRELGAMGYKFQFVTLAGFHALNFSMYELARQYKDRGMAAYSEMQQSEFGAEKHGYTATRHQREVGTGYFDQVAEVISGGSASTLALHESTEAHQF
- a CDS encoding PspC domain-containing protein, coding for MDVTTRCRACSKELSGEAPRCPHCRARTVPMHRGEGRALLGVCSALARELGVDVSLVRVAFVLMLFASAGMSAALYLLLWAFIPAKAYGRAPLQGTLDWVSKVANTPVDDDTPRWEKRV